Part of the Paeniglutamicibacter sulfureus genome, TTCACCAGCGGCGACAGTGTTCCGGGGTCCAATTGGAGCAGATTGCTCAGGCCCTTGATTGACAGAGGTTCATGCTCCCAGAGCGTCAACATGACAAGGTATTGGGGATGGGTTAGCCCCAGCGGCTCAAGGACCGGCCGATAGGCCGCGACCACGCTGCGCGACGCCAAGGACAGCGCAAAACAAACCTGGTTCTCCAACGCCAGCGGATCTACCGGCGGTTTTTCGCTCACTTTGTTCCCTGCTTTGGTGGATGGTTCCGTCCATCCATCATAGGTACGGAAAACAGTTCCCGTTGCGAGAGTCCCGGCCGAAGGCAGCCCGCGTGCACTGGGGCCGGAGGCGGTGCCCTCCCGCGGATACGCCGCCCTCACCCGCGCCGGCCACGGTGGCCCCGACACCGACAGGCTTCGCACTCCGGCCCCGGTGCAGCACCCGCCGCACGACGAAACCCTGCCCCCCATGCCCGGCCTGCATTTACCTTCCCCTTGGGGCAACCCGGCTGCCCGGGCGATACCCAATCCTTAATTTCAACCATGGCAAAAGCGTCCTGACAAGGGGTTATCATCGACATTTCCCAATAGTCTCCCAGTTGTCGCTTCCCGTTAACCTAAATGCGGTCGGCTCGTTGACTTGCGCCGATAGCGTCTTTGGTTGTGAGTACGAACAGCGAAGCGAAGACCCTGGTCATCATCCCGGCCCGCGGGGGATCAAAGGGAATCCCGCTAAAGAACCTGCGCAGGATCGGCGGCCAAACCTTGCTGGCCCGGGCCATTGAATCCGCGTTTGCCACGCCGTCAGTTCTCGACGTCGTGGTCAGCACGGATCACCCGGACATCAAGGCGGAGGCGTTGGCAAACGGCGCAACAGTCATCGACCGCCCGGCAGAGATCGCCGGTGACACAGCAAGCAGCGAATCGGTGTTGTTGCACGCCCTGGGCACGCTGGACGTTCTCCCCCAAATCACCGTTTTCATCCAATGCACCTCGCCGGTCATTGACCCGGCAGACCTGCAGGCGGCCATCACCACGGTTGCCAGCGGGGCGGCGGACGTCAGCTTTGCCGTGGTTCCCGACCACGGGTTCCACTGGAGCTGCGACGAAACCGGGGCCGCCCAGGCCAGCGGACACGATGCCGCACGGCGTCCGCGACGGCAGGACCGCGAACCGCGGTTCCGCGAAACCGGGGCGTTCTACGTCATGGACACCGCGGGATTCCTTGAGGCGGAACATCGCTTCTTCGGCTCCCTGGCCCTGGCCCAGGTGCCGGAGGACCACGGAATCGACATCGACACCGAGGCCGACCTGGCCTTGGCCCAATGGCGACTGACCCACAACACGCCCGTGGCCGGGATCGACGTTGACGCGCTGGTCACCGACTTCGACGGCGTGCACACCCCGGACACCGCCTACCTCGGCCAGGACGGAAGCGAATCGGTACGGGTCTCCCGTTCCGACGGAATGGGCATCTCGCTGCTGAAGAAGGCAGGAATCCACCTGCTGATCCTGTCCACGGAAACCAACCCCGTGGTCACCGCCCGGGCCACCAAGCTCGGCGTGGAAGTCGCCCAGGCCGTGAGCGACAAGGCCACCGTCCTGAACCAATGGATCGCCGACCTCGGCCTGGATCCGGAACGCGTCGCCTACCTTGGCAACGACGTGAACGACCTGGACGCCATGAACCAGGTCGGCTGGCCACTGACGGTGGCGGACGCGCAAGACTCCGTACACCTCGCTGCCCGGCACCGCCTTTCGCGGCCCGGCGGCCGCGGCGCGGTGCGGGAAGCCGCCGACCTCATCCTGGCCGGCACCACCAGCCAAAACACCGTGACAGCCACCGTCCCGGCATCCGGGCCACTGGAACCCTCACTGGTTCGCTAGGCCCCCCACAGTTTTCCACCAATTCTCGCCGTGACCTTCACATAACCAACCCGAACGGTCCGGCAATCAACGAAAGGAAAGTCCCCCATGACTATCACCACCACGGAAACCGCACCCGTCGCCATCGGCGAGCAGACCCTGGGCACCGGCCAGCAGGTTTATGTCATCGGCGAGATCGGCATCAACCACAACGGTGACATGGAGATCGCCAAGCAGCTCATCGACGTCTCCGCCAAGGCCGGCGCCAACGCCGTGAAGTTCCAGAAGCGCACCCCCGACATCTCCACCCCGATGGACATGCGCGACAAGATCCGTTCCACCCCGTGGGGCGACATGACCTACCTGGACTACCGCTACCGCGTCGAATTCGATGCAGCGCAGTACAAGGAACTGATCCGCTACGCCGCAGCACAGGGCCTGCACGCCTTCGCCTCCCCGTGGGACGTCCCCTCGGTCGAGTTCATGGAAGAGCAGGGCGCAGTGACCCACAAGGTCGCCTCCGCCTCGGTCACCGACATCGAGCTGCTCAAGGCCCTGGCCGAGACCGGCAAGCCGATCATCCTCTCCACCGGCATGTCCACCATCGAGCAGATCGACAAGGCCGTGGAGACCCTCGGCACCGACAAGCTGGTCATGATGCACGCAACCTCCACCTACCCGCTGCCTCCCGAAGAGGCCAACCTGCGCATGATCACCACGCTGCAGGAGCGCTACCAGGTTCCGGTCGGCTACTCGGGCCACGAGCGCGGCCTGCAGATCTCGCTGGCAGCAGTCGCCCTGGGCGCCGTCACCGTCGAGCGCCACATCACCCTTGACCGCACCATGTGGGGCTCCGACCAGGCCTCCTCGCTGGAGCCGAAGGGCTTCGAGGCACTGATCCGCGACATCCGCATCCTCGAGCAGGCCATGGGCGACGGCGTCAAGAAGGTCTTCCCGGGCGAGCTGGCACCGCTGTCCCGCCTGCGCCGCGTCGATGCCTAACCCGTAGCATTCTTCGCATAGCTTCAACACCGTGGGGTGTCCGCCTACCAGGCGGGCACCCCACGGGACTAGGTGGCCACATATGCCGTCGACCAGCCTCCCAGACCTAAGGACCACACCGAGATCCCCATGCCCTCCACAGCCACACTTCCCCCCGTCAAGGCCCGCGTCCCCGGCCGCATCAGCGTCATCATCCCCGCGATGGACCAGCAGGATTTCATTGGCGACGCCCTGGCGTCCCTGGCCCTCCAGCAACTGAAGGGAAGGGAACTGGAAGTACTGGTTGTCGATGACGCCTCCACCGATGCCACCGTGGCAATCACCGCGGAGTTCGGCACACGTATTCCCGGCCTGAAGATCCTCACGCACCATGCCAACCGCGGGGTGTCCGCCGCCCGCAACACCGGGCTGGAAAACGCCAGCGGCGAATTCGTGGTCTTCCTGGATCCCGACGACTGGTTTGCCCCGAACCACCTGGCACAGCTGGCCGACGGGCTGGAGGCACTGGACGTGGACTTCGTGCGCTGCGACCACGTCCGGGTCACCGGCGCGAACCGGACCCTGCACCACGCTCCGCAAGCCAACCGAAACATCGTGTTGGACCCGGCCGACGACATCTCCCCCATCCACACCGCGACCATGATCGACTACCCCCTGGTCTGGGCGGGCATGTACCGCGCCGAGGTGCTGGAGTCCGCTGCACCGCGCTTCAACGAGGAGCTGCGCACCTGCGAGGACAGGGCCTGGATGTGGGAGCTGTGCCTCAACGCCAAAAGCTACGCGGTCCTGAACGCGCCGGGGGTTTTCTACCGCCGCGGACTTCCCGGCTCCCTCACGCAGGTCTTCGACGACCGGCAACTGGACTTCGTGGACGCCTATGCAGGGATCCTGGACATGGTGCTGGACGATCCGGCGCACGAGACCCACGCACCCAAGGCACTGCGGCAATTCCTCGCCGTTTCCTGCCACCACCTCAAGCGCTCCGCCGAGTTCCCGCCCGCCCTGCGCCAGGCCCTGCGCTTGCGCATCGCCGACCGGCTGGCGATGGTGCCGACACCGCTGCTGGAAGACGGGCTGGCCCAACTCGACGCCAAGCGCCGCAAGACATTGACCGGCCTGCGGCCCTCCGCCGCGGCCAAGAGGGAAAGCAAATGATCCAACTCATCCAGGCGTCCACCTACTTCCAGGTCGTCTCGCTGGCCGCGATGGTCGATGCCGGCCTGCTCCCGGAGGCCGAGCGCCGCGTCCTGGTGCTGGCCAACGGCAGCCAGATGCCCGAAATCACCACACCGCTGCGCGGGAACCCGGGCTTCGAGGCCCTGGCCGCGCGCTTCGACGACGTGGTGGACCTGGGCGAGCTGCTGTGGCCACGCCGCCCGGGGCAGTTCAATCCCCGGAACGAGGAACTCCCGCTCTTCGAGAAGCTGTTGCGCCACCGCTGGGACCTCGGCGCGGGGCAGGTGTCGCTGGTGCTCGAATCCATCCAGGTGAACCCGGCACAGGCATTGGCCAGGATCTTCTTCGACGCACCGATTTCCGTGCATTCTGACGGGTTGATGTCCTACGGCCCCACGCGCAACAAGCTGTCCGTGCAGATGACCCAGCGCCTGCGCGAGACCATCCACATCGACCTGGTGCCGGGCCTGGAGCCCATGCTGCTGCTCGAGGCCCCGGTGCAGCGCAAGGTCCTGCGCCTCGAGCCGCTGGCCGCCGTCTTTGCCGAGCTGGCGGCCGCGGCAGGGCCCGCCGGCCTCGACCTGCCCCAAGGCGCAGCCCTGGTGGTGGGCCAGTACCTGGGCTCGCTGGGCATCCTCGACACGGCCAGGGAACTGGAGTTGCACCACCACATGCTGTTGGCAGCCAGGGAGGCCGGGGCGGGCTCCGTGGTGTTTAAGCCGCACCCCAGCGCCGGCACGACCGCCGCGCTGCAACTGCGTGCCCGCGCAGAGTCCCTGGGTCTGGAGTTCCGGATCCTGCACACCGACCTGCTGGCCGAAACCGTCATCACGCTCATGAGCCCGTTGGTGGTCATCTCCTGCTTCTCCACGGCATTGATCAGCGCCAAGTACATGCTTGGCACCCCCGTCATCGCCGTGGGCACCGGGGACTTGCTGCAGGAACTGAGCCCCTACCAGAACAGCAACCGCATCCCGGTCTCGATCGTCGACGCCCTGCTCGTCCAGGAGCTGGCAACCCCCGCCGAGGCGGGTCCCGACGACGAACTCACCCCACTGCTGCGCGCCGTGGCCTATTGCATGCAGTACCGCAACCTGCCCGGGCTTCGCGAGGATGCCGCCGCGTTCCTGGAGTCGAACTACTCGTCCTTTGCCGCGCATTTCAAGCGCCGTCGGCTGGCCGCCCTGGACCTGCCCCCGACCTGGGCCCACCCCTCGCGGGCCAACCGCAGCCGGGTCTGGGGACGCAGCATCAAGCGTCGTGCCCTGCGCGTCGGCTCCCGCTCCCTGGAAAAATTGGCACGCACGCTCCAGGAGACCTCTTCCCGTGTATCCCGCTGAATCGGCCGTCGCCCGTCCCCGCTTCGGACATGCCGAGGTGTGGGTGGAATCCCCGCTGCAACTGCTCTCCGCCATCGAGGCGCACGGAGCCGGGCTGCTGGGAACCACCAGCCGCATCCACCCGCGCGGGGGCACCACGACGCTAGACGCCACCCTGGCCACGCTCATCGCGCAGGCCCCGGCGGGCGTGCAGTTCGCGCCGTCCACCGCTGCCCCTCCCGCGCCGGGATCCGCCGGGGCCCGGCGCTGGGTGATAGGCGACGCGTATTCGGGAAGGGTCCAGCGCGCCATGCTGGGGTACATCGCCGTGGAGGAAGTGGTGATCATCGACGACGGCCTGGCCACGCTGGGTCTCATCAAGGCGCTGGTGTCCGCCGAGCCGACCCCCTTGGTGCGTCCGCGCTCCCGCACGAACCCGGCACGCCGGGCGTTGGGCATCGCCAGCTGGTACCGCCTGCGCGCCCTGGCCCGGGCGGGCCGCCTGCTGATCTTCACTGCCCTTCCCGTCGAGCCCGACATCGCGCAGCGGTTCCTGGAGCTGGGCGGGCACCTGGAGTCCCACCGCTTCGAATGGCTGAACACCCAACCGGTGACCGAGCGGATCAACGAGCCCACCGTGGTTGTCGGTTCGGCCATGGCCGCCGACGGGCTCATCCACGCGGAGCCGTACTTCCGCTGGCTGGATTCGCTGACGCTCGACGGGCCCGTCGCCTACTTCCCGCACCGCCGCGAGTCGGGGAAGTTCCTGGCCCTGCTCGCGGACCACGACCGAATCGTGGTCCGCGAGCACACCATCCCCATCGAAATGCGATTGCGCTCGCTGCGCCCCGGCCAGGTCGTGCGGGCCTTGCCCTCCACTGCCCTGCCGTCCCTGCGGCTGCTGCTGGGCGAGGGCGGGGTGCGGATCCTGGGCCAAGGGATCCCTGCCGCCTGGTGGAAACCCGCCGCCACCCCAGAACTTCGTTCCCACTTGTCCTCGTCCCTGGAGCTGTTGACCCCGTGAACAATCTTTCATTCAGACCCAGCATCGTGGCCGTGGCCGACTCCGATTCCTACCTGAAGCTGGCCTGCACCACCCTCTCGGCCCTCGGACCGGAATGGGACCGCCGCGTGGTGTTGGTGCGCACCCCGATCGCCCCCACCCCGGAACAGATTGCCGCCGCGACCGCCGGCACCTGCTTCGAGGCCGAGGACATTCCGGTCATTCCGCGGGCCGCGCTGAATTACGACTCGCTCGAGGAACACATTATCTTTGCCGCTGCCACCGGGCCGGTGGTCAGCGAGCTTTTCACGAAGCTCCTGCGCTCCAAGACCAACTCGGCGCGCCCCGCTGCGCTGATCTCGGCGCTGCCCGGCGTCGCCTACCCGGCGACCACCAAGGGCTGGGCCTACCGGCGAAGCGGGGACGCGTTTATCGTGCATTCCCATGCCGAGGCCCGCGAATTCTCGCACCTGGCCGACATGGAGACCGGCCACAGCCCCGACATCCTGGTCTCGAAGCTTCCTTTCCTGAAGACCGCCGGGTTCCCGCAGCCCCAGACCTCCCCCATCGACACCGTGGTGTTTGCTTCCCAGGCCAAGGTCCCGGTCCAGCGCGCCGAACGCGAGGAGATCCTGCTGGCCCTTGAACGGGTGGCGCGGTTGAACCCGGACGTGCGCGTTCTGGTCAAGCTCCGCGCCCGTGCCGGGGAACCACAGACCCATGCAGAGGCCCACCCCTTCGACGCCCTGTGGGAGCAGCTGGTGGCCGAGGGGAAGGTCGGGGCCGGGCATGTGGAGTTCGTGACCGGAGCCATGGACCGGGTGCTGGTTCCCGGTTCCGCGTTGCTCACTGTCTCCTCCACGGCTGCGTTGGAGGCGGTGGATCGTGGACTGCCGGTATTGGTGATGACCGATTTCGGCCTCAATGACCAGATGCTCAACTCAGTCTTCCGAGGCTCCGGGCTCTTGGGAACCCTTGATGACGCGGCAACATTGCACTTTTCTTTCCCGAATCGCGCGTGGTTGCGGGAAAACTACTTCCACCGCCGCGGCCCGGAATTCATCTCCGCGCTTTCCCACTATGCCCAGCGTGCCCAGAACCAGGCGCTGACCACCTCGAACGAGCAGCTGGCCATGGTCCGTGACGTCGCTTTCAGGCAGCGAGTACGCACCTCGCTGCCACGCCCGGCCCTCGAGGCGTTGCTGCGGATACGGCGCTGGTGGCTGCGCGAACGCGGCTCCCGGATCTGATCCGCCAGCCCGCTTGTACCACTGAAGAAGCCCGTTGGGAATAACCGTCCCGCTTTCTCACTTAGCATTGTAGATGTGCTGGACGGTGGGCCTTCCCCTGCCCAGAAGTTTTGATTTTGAGGAGACAAGGTGTCGGAAAATCCGATTCGGGTTGCAATTGTTGGCGTAGGCAACTGCGCCACGTCATTGGTGCAAGGTGTTGAGTACTACCGTGACGCGGACCCGCAGGCCACGGTTCCCGGCCTGATGCACGTCCAGTTCGGCAAGTACCACGTCAATGACGTGCAATTCGTGGCGGCCTTCGACGTGGACGACAAGAAGGTCGGACTGGACCTGGCGGACGCCATCCACGCCTCCGAGAACAACACCATCAAGATCGCCGACGTCCCGACCTCGGGCGTCACGGTGCAGCGCGGCCACACCCTCGACGGCCTGGGCAAGTACTACCGCGAGACCATCACCGAGTCCTCCGCGGAGCCCGTGGACATGGTTGAGACGCTGAAAGCCGCACAGGTCGACGTCCTGGTCTGCTACCTGCCGGTCGGCTCCGACGCCGCCGCAAAGTTCTACGCACAGGCATGCATCGACGCCGGCGTGGCCTTCGTCAACGCCCTGCCGGTGTTCATTGCCGGCACCAAGGAGTGGGCCGACAAGTTCACCGCCGCCGGCGTCCCGATCGTCGGCGACGACATCAAGTCCCAGATCGGCGCCACCATCACCCACCGCGTGATGGCCAAGCTCTTTGAAGACCGCGGCGTCACCCTGGACCGCACCTACCAGCTCAATGTCGGCGGCAACATGGACTTCAAGAACATGCTCGAGCGCGACCGCCTGGAGTCCAAGAAGATCTCCAAGACCCAGGCCGTCACCTCCAACACCACCGCGGTGCTGGAGGCCGACGACGTGCACATTGGCCCGTCTGACTACGTCGCCTGGCTCGATGACCGCAAGTGGGCCTTCGTGCGCCTCGAAGGCCGCAACTTCGGTGATGCCCCGGTGTCCCTGGAATACAAGCTTGAGGTGTGGGACTCCCCCAACTCCGCAGGCGTCATCATCGATGCCGTGCGCGCCGCCAAGATCGCCCTGGACCGCGGCATCGGCGGACCGATTCTCTCGGCTTCCTCGTACTTCATGAAGTCGCCGCCGGAGCAGTACAACGACGACATCGCCAAGGAAAAGGTCGAGGCCTTCATCCGCGGCGAAGCCTAGGACTCAACGCCGCGCCCGTGTAATGGGTGCGAACCGTCGAAGCCACCACGGTTGCCCGTGGTGGCTTCGACGGTTAATCCCCGACCAGGGGGTCCCTGCGCCTTCCCGCGATCATTGCCGGGTCAGCGCGATTACGACAGGCCGACGGCCCGCCCGTTTTCGTCAACATCCATGCGCATCGAGGCCGGAACCTTGGGCAGGCCCGGCATTGTCATGAGGGTCCCGGTGATCGCCACGATGAACCCGGCACCGGTCTTGGGAATGAGATCCCGCACGTGCAGCGTGAACCCCTCGGGAGCGCCCAGCAGCGTGGGGTCGTCGGAGAACGAGTACTGGGTCTTGGCCATGCACACCGGGAGATTGTCCCAGCCGTTGTCATGGATTTGCTTGAGCATCCGCGTGGCAGCTGCGGAATACTCGACTCCGGCGCCTCCGTAGATCTCCCGCACGACCGTCTGGATCTTCTCCTCGACGGGACGATCCAAGTCGTAGAGAGGGGCAAAATTGTTCGGGGCCTCGATGGCCCGCAACACGGCGGAGGCCAGCTCACCGGCCCCTTCTCCCCCCTGTCCCCAGACATCCGCCACAGCGCATTCGATGCCGTTGGCGGCTGCCCATTCGGTGACAACCGCGATTTCTTCCTCGGTGTCCGCGGTGAACCTGTTGATGCCGATAACCGGCTGGACCCCGAATTTCCTGACGTTTTGGGCGTGCCGGACCAGATTGGCCATGCCGTCGCGTACCGCTTCGACGTTTTCGCTCTTCAACGCGTCTTTGGCCACGCCGCCATGCATCTTAAGAGCACGAATAGTTGCCACCAGGACCACCGCATCGGGATTGCAGCCGGCATAGCGGGCCTTGATGTCCATGAACTTCTCGGCGCCCAAATCCGCCCCGAAGCCGGCCTCGGTGACCACGATGTCGGCCAGCGAACGGGCAGTATTGGTGGCGATAGCCGAGTTGCAACCGTGGGCGATGTTGGCGAACGGTCCTCCATGGATGAACGCCGGCGTTCCGGCCATGGTCTGGACGAGGTTGGGCTTGATGGCGTCCTTGAGCAACATAGTCATGGCGCCGGACGCCCCTAGGTCGTCCACGGTGACGGGGGTCTTGGCGTAGGTGTATCCGATCGTCATCCGGCCCAGACGAGTCCGCAGGTCATCGAGACCGGTTGCCAGGCAGAAGACCGCCATGACTTCCGAGGCCACGGTGATCTCAAATCCCGTTTCGCGCGGAACACCTTCGGTCGGGCCGCCAAGGCCGATCACGATGTTGCGCAGGGCTCGGTCGTTCATGTCCATGACGCGCTTGAAGGTGATCCGGCGCGGGTCAATTTCCAAGGCATTGCCCTGATGCAGATGGTTGTCGAGTAGCGCCATCAGCAGGTTGTTCGCGCTGGTGATGGCATGGAAATCCCCGGTGAAATGCATGTTGATCTCATCCATGGGCAGGACCTGCGAGTAACCGCCACCGGTGGCTCCGCCCTTCATGCCGAAGATCGGCCCCAGCGACGGTTCGCGCAGGGCGATCATCGTCTTGGCGCCGGCGGCCGCAAGGGCATCTCCCAGACCCACCGTGATGGTGGATTTCCCCTCCCCGGCAGGCGTTGGGGATACTCCGCTGACCAAGACCACTTTTCCGAGTTTCGCCCCGCGTGCTCTCAGGCGTGCCGGATCGATCTTGGCCTTGTAGCGACCGTAGGCCTCAACCGCGTCTTCCGGAATCCCGGCCGACGCGGCAATCTCGGAAATTGGCTTGAGCACGGCCCGCGAAGCAATCGCTAGATCACTCATGTCGGCTTCCGGCATCGCTGTCATAGTGTGTCCCCTATCTGGATTCCCGGTGGCGGGGTGATTGAGGACGTTCAAGGAGTCTGGCCGTCCTCGCTACACCTTCAAGCTATCACCGCATCAGCGGAACAAGGAGAAGCCCGGCCCCGTGACCGGCAGGTCTCGGTCTTTTAGGGATCCACCGGAAAGGCAGCGACCGCTCCGGCAAAGCCCAGAACCACATGGCTTTCACCGGAATCCTGTGCCTGGAGCGCGCCGACACTGACACCTCTGGCTTCCTTGCCGCCTGCCGCACAGGGATAGAGCAGCGTCCCGCCGTTGCCATCCTCGGGCTTGGTGTACTTGGCATCCTTGGTGCACAGGAAGCGTTCCCCGGCGGCGACATTGATGGTCTTGCCGGTACGGGTGTCTAGCAACGTCGGCGTCTCTTCCGCTGCCAGGAAGAGGCTTGCCCCGCCGTCATCGGGTGCGTGGGCGACATCCAGGTCGGCAGCCCTTGGGTAGCTTTTGGTCTTCCAGATGACCTTCCCAGTTTTCGGGTCGAACCCTTCCAAATGGACTTTGACATCCTCGAATCTGCCCTTGGTTCCCTTGGCTTCCTTAAATCTTCCGGAGTCGAAGATGCATCTCACTGGATAGGCTTTTCCCTCCTCAAGCACAGTCTGTTTCCGGCCCATGGGGGGCAGGCAGTAAGTGGCTGCCCCCTTGGCTTTCCACAGGGTCTTTCCGTTTTCGGCATCTATGCCGAACATCATTTCCTGGCGGAAGTCCGTATCGCGGGCGACGACGTTTCCCTTGCTGTCCTGGGTTTCCTTGTGTTCTCGGCCGATCCAGCCGGAGTAGACTCCGAGCTTTTCCGAGTAGTCAACGTTCCAGCCCTGACCGGGTGTGTAGCCCGGTCCCATGGCCTTGGCCAGGGACACTCCCCACACTTTCTTGTTTCCCTTGAGCCGCAGGAGGTTGCTCGTGTTTCCGGTGTAGTGCCCGTAGAGTTCCCCGCCACTGATTGGGAAGATGGAATCCCCCACCTTGTGCTGCGGCGTGAGGGTTCGCTGGGTTCCCCGGTCGAGGTCGACACGCATCCGCTGCTCGTCATTGATGTATGGGTTGATCGAGAGATAGCACATGTCCTTGCTGTCTGGGCACGAGGACGGTCGGGACCTCATCAGCTGCGCGGGCCCCTTGTAGACGACCTTGCCCGAGGCGATGTCCACGGCCACCGGCTTGGTCCAGACACCTCCGCTCCAGCCATCGCGTGGTTTCGATTTCTCCAGGAAGAGCGCCACATCCTTCCCCTTGGCCGTCTTACTCAGTTCCACCGTCATGTTGACGCCGCTGGGTACCCAGCCCGGGACAACGGTGACGCCCCAGAGTTTCTTGCCCGTGGTTTCCTTCAGCCCCACCAGCTGCAGCCCTTTGGCCCCTTCGGCGAGCACGACCGCCACCCCGTTGACCACCCGGGGGCGGTCCAAGACCTTCATCTTCACGCTCCATGAGGGTTCGACCATACGGGTTCGGCGATTGGCTAGTTCCGCCGCCGCGTCGACCGCAGGTGAAGCGGGCGCCAAGGCGTCCGTTCCCGAAATTGCTCCACCGGCCGATTCCGGTCCCGGCGTGCAGGAACCAACCATCAGCCCGACACAACAGAGTACGACTGCGACGGCATATTTCCGTTTTCCCTTGTCCATGCCCTCATCCTAGGAATTGCGCCCATGCGATTGACCGGTGTCGGCGAATCTGTGGATAACTCCTGTGCGAGCGGGACCGTGCGCTTTGGGCGCCTGGGTTCGAGGTTTCCGTCCCTTTCCCGCGCAGTGGGAGAATGGAAGTCATGTCCTCAACTCCCCCATTTGCCTTGCTTCTCGATGTCGACGGTCCCATCGCATCTCCGGTGACCCGCGATGTCGCACCGGAGATCATCTCCCTGCTCCTGGAACTCGCCATCTCGGGAATCCCCGTTGTCTTCAACACCGGGCGTTCCGACGAGTTCATCAAGCGCCAGGTGATGGGACCCATGATCACGTCGGGCATGCCCGAAAACCTTAAAATCCACGCCATCTGCGAAAAGGGAGCCACTTGGTTCACCTTTGATTCAACCGGCGCCGGGGAAGTCCACATCGACCACGGGCTTGCTGTCCCTGGGCACTATTCGGATGAAATTCGAGAGCTGGTGGCCTCCAAATTCGACGACCACATGTTCTTCGACGAGACCAAACGCGCCATGGTTTCGGTGGAACAAAACATCGATGCAGCGAACCATGAATACCGGCGCGCCCAAGAGCAATTCGATTCGGCCGCCATGGACGCGATGGCCCGCAGTGGCCTGGGCGTTGAACGACTGGAGGTAAGCCAACCGGATGCGAATGAGGAAATCTCCTACCGGGTCGACCCGACCATCATCTCCACGGACATTGAGTCGGTGGAACTGGGC contains:
- a CDS encoding MarR family winged helix-turn-helix transcriptional regulator, translating into MSEKPPVDPLALENQVCFALSLASRSVVAAYRPVLEPLGLTHPQYLVMLTLWEHEPLSIKGLSNLLQLDPGTLSPLVKRIEALGYVRRSRSAADERTLEIVLTEKGRDARELALEVPTEMMRRLDMDGEELIALHATMKKVIAAASKAPH
- a CDS encoding acylneuraminate cytidylyltransferase → MSTNSEAKTLVIIPARGGSKGIPLKNLRRIGGQTLLARAIESAFATPSVLDVVVSTDHPDIKAEALANGATVIDRPAEIAGDTASSESVLLHALGTLDVLPQITVFIQCTSPVIDPADLQAAITTVASGAADVSFAVVPDHGFHWSCDETGAAQASGHDAARRPRRQDREPRFRETGAFYVMDTAGFLEAEHRFFGSLALAQVPEDHGIDIDTEADLALAQWRLTHNTPVAGIDVDALVTDFDGVHTPDTAYLGQDGSESVRVSRSDGMGISLLKKAGIHLLILSTETNPVVTARATKLGVEVAQAVSDKATVLNQWIADLGLDPERVAYLGNDVNDLDAMNQVGWPLTVADAQDSVHLAARHRLSRPGGRGAVREAADLILAGTTSQNTVTATVPASGPLEPSLVR
- a CDS encoding N-acetylneuraminate synthase family protein yields the protein MTITTTETAPVAIGEQTLGTGQQVYVIGEIGINHNGDMEIAKQLIDVSAKAGANAVKFQKRTPDISTPMDMRDKIRSTPWGDMTYLDYRYRVEFDAAQYKELIRYAAAQGLHAFASPWDVPSVEFMEEQGAVTHKVASASVTDIELLKALAETGKPIILSTGMSTIEQIDKAVETLGTDKLVMMHATSTYPLPPEEANLRMITTLQERYQVPVGYSGHERGLQISLAAVALGAVTVERHITLDRTMWGSDQASSLEPKGFEALIRDIRILEQAMGDGVKKVFPGELAPLSRLRRVDA
- a CDS encoding glycosyltransferase family 2 protein; this encodes MPSTATLPPVKARVPGRISVIIPAMDQQDFIGDALASLALQQLKGRELEVLVVDDASTDATVAITAEFGTRIPGLKILTHHANRGVSAARNTGLENASGEFVVFLDPDDWFAPNHLAQLADGLEALDVDFVRCDHVRVTGANRTLHHAPQANRNIVLDPADDISPIHTATMIDYPLVWAGMYRAEVLESAAPRFNEELRTCEDRAWMWELCLNAKSYAVLNAPGVFYRRGLPGSLTQVFDDRQLDFVDAYAGILDMVLDDPAHETHAPKALRQFLAVSCHHLKRSAEFPPALRQALRLRIADRLAMVPTPLLEDGLAQLDAKRRKTLTGLRPSAAAKRESK
- a CDS encoding polysialyltransferase family glycosyltransferase, with the translated sequence MIQLIQASTYFQVVSLAAMVDAGLLPEAERRVLVLANGSQMPEITTPLRGNPGFEALAARFDDVVDLGELLWPRRPGQFNPRNEELPLFEKLLRHRWDLGAGQVSLVLESIQVNPAQALARIFFDAPISVHSDGLMSYGPTRNKLSVQMTQRLRETIHIDLVPGLEPMLLLEAPVQRKVLRLEPLAAVFAELAAAAGPAGLDLPQGAALVVGQYLGSLGILDTARELELHHHMLLAAREAGAGSVVFKPHPSAGTTAALQLRARAESLGLEFRILHTDLLAETVITLMSPLVVISCFSTALISAKYMLGTPVIAVGTGDLLQELSPYQNSNRIPVSIVDALLVQELATPAEAGPDDELTPLLRAVAYCMQYRNLPGLREDAAAFLESNYSSFAAHFKRRRLAALDLPPTWAHPSRANRSRVWGRSIKRRALRVGSRSLEKLARTLQETSSRVSR
- a CDS encoding DUF6716 putative glycosyltransferase, which codes for MNNLSFRPSIVAVADSDSYLKLACTTLSALGPEWDRRVVLVRTPIAPTPEQIAAATAGTCFEAEDIPVIPRAALNYDSLEEHIIFAAATGPVVSELFTKLLRSKTNSARPAALISALPGVAYPATTKGWAYRRSGDAFIVHSHAEAREFSHLADMETGHSPDILVSKLPFLKTAGFPQPQTSPIDTVVFASQAKVPVQRAEREEILLALERVARLNPDVRVLVKLRARAGEPQTHAEAHPFDALWEQLVAEGKVGAGHVEFVTGAMDRVLVPGSALLTVSSTAALEAVDRGLPVLVMTDFGLNDQMLNSVFRGSGLLGTLDDAATLHFSFPNRAWLRENYFHRRGPEFISALSHYAQRAQNQALTTSNEQLAMVRDVAFRQRVRTSLPRPALEALLRIRRWWLRERGSRI
- a CDS encoding inositol-3-phosphate synthase, coding for MSENPIRVAIVGVGNCATSLVQGVEYYRDADPQATVPGLMHVQFGKYHVNDVQFVAAFDVDDKKVGLDLADAIHASENNTIKIADVPTSGVTVQRGHTLDGLGKYYRETITESSAEPVDMVETLKAAQVDVLVCYLPVGSDAAAKFYAQACIDAGVAFVNALPVFIAGTKEWADKFTAAGVPIVGDDIKSQIGATITHRVMAKLFEDRGVTLDRTYQLNVGGNMDFKNMLERDRLESKKISKTQAVTSNTTAVLEADDVHIGPSDYVAWLDDRKWAFVRLEGRNFGDAPVSLEYKLEVWDSPNSAGVIIDAVRAAKIALDRGIGGPILSASSYFMKSPPEQYNDDIAKEKVEAFIRGEA